In Suricata suricatta isolate VVHF042 chromosome 14, meerkat_22Aug2017_6uvM2_HiC, whole genome shotgun sequence, one DNA window encodes the following:
- the CDK2AP1 gene encoding cyclin-dependent kinase 2-associated protein 1 isoform X4, which yields MAASSQYRQLLSDYGPPSLGYTQGTGNSQVPQSKYAELLAIIEELGKEIRPTYAGSKSAMERLKRGIIHARGLVRECLAETERNARS from the exons ATGGCCGCCTCCTCACAGTACCGCCAGCTGCTGAGCGACTACGGGCCACCGTCTTTAGGCTACACCCAG GGAACTGGGAacagccaggtaccccaaagcAAATATGCTGAACTGCTGGCCATCATCGAGGAGCTGGGGAAAGAGATCAGACCCACCTATGCGGGGAGCAAGAGCGCCATGGAGAGACTAAAACGAG GCATCATTCACGCCAGAGGACTGGTCCGGGAGTGCTTGGCTGAGACGGAGCGGAATGCCAGATCCTAG
- the CDK2AP1 gene encoding cyclin-dependent kinase 2-associated protein 1 isoform X1: MPHQAVLSQGQKRSATTGRNVGGVWWAPRSWARTGGRPWRPGSRGSSGGGRILLTRGVAPASSTYLDRRPPRTFWHVHLGPRKFLVLAFLAEKTSPPFPLFEMIQAPWRPQSAGGQQRGPGTGNSQVPQSKYAELLAIIEELGKEIRPTYAGSKSAMERLKRGIIHARGLVRECLAETERNARS; encoded by the exons ATGCCCCACCAGGCCGTGCTGTCCCAGGGGCAGAAGCGGAGCGCAACCACTGGAAGAAATGTTGGCGGCGTGTGGTGGGCACCGAGGAGCTGGGCCAGGACAGGCGGGAGACCCTGGAGGCCAGGAAGCAGAGGCAGCAGCGGAGGAGGGAGGA TCCTGCTGACCCGAGGGGTTGCCCCGGCCTCGAGCACCTATCTGGACCGTCGCCCCCCCAGGACCTTCTGGCACGTCCATCTGGGTCCTAGGAAGTTTCTGGTGTTAGCCTTTCTTGCTGAGAAAACCAGTCCTCCTTTTCCCTTGTTTGAGATGATCCAAGCTCCGTGGAGGCCGCAGAGTGCAGGAGGACAGCAGAGAGGCCCG GGAACTGGGAacagccaggtaccccaaagcAAATATGCTGAACTGCTGGCCATCATCGAGGAGCTGGGGAAAGAGATCAGACCCACCTATGCGGGGAGCAAGAGCGCCATGGAGAGACTAAAACGAG GCATCATTCACGCCAGAGGACTGGTCCGGGAGTGCTTGGCTGAGACGGAGCGGAATGCCAGATCCTAG
- the CDK2AP1 gene encoding cyclin-dependent kinase 2-associated protein 1 isoform X2: MLAACGGHRGAGPGQAGDPGGQEAEAAAEEGGMIQAPWRPQSAGGQQRGPGTGNSQVPQSKYAELLAIIEELGKEIRPTYAGSKSAMERLKRGIIHARGLVRECLAETERNARS, encoded by the exons ATGTTGGCGGCGTGTGGTGGGCACCGAGGAGCTGGGCCAGGACAGGCGGGAGACCCTGGAGGCCAGGAAGCAGAGGCAGCAGCGGAGGAGGGAGGA ATGATCCAAGCTCCGTGGAGGCCGCAGAGTGCAGGAGGACAGCAGAGAGGCCCG GGAACTGGGAacagccaggtaccccaaagcAAATATGCTGAACTGCTGGCCATCATCGAGGAGCTGGGGAAAGAGATCAGACCCACCTATGCGGGGAGCAAGAGCGCCATGGAGAGACTAAAACGAG GCATCATTCACGCCAGAGGACTGGTCCGGGAGTGCTTGGCTGAGACGGAGCGGAATGCCAGATCCTAG
- the CDK2AP1 gene encoding cyclin-dependent kinase 2-associated protein 1 isoform X3: MLAACGGHRGAGPGQAGDPGGQEAEAAAEEGGGTGNSQVPQSKYAELLAIIEELGKEIRPTYAGSKSAMERLKRGIIHARGLVRECLAETERNARS; the protein is encoded by the exons ATGTTGGCGGCGTGTGGTGGGCACCGAGGAGCTGGGCCAGGACAGGCGGGAGACCCTGGAGGCCAGGAAGCAGAGGCAGCAGCGGAGGAGGGAGGA GGAACTGGGAacagccaggtaccccaaagcAAATATGCTGAACTGCTGGCCATCATCGAGGAGCTGGGGAAAGAGATCAGACCCACCTATGCGGGGAGCAAGAGCGCCATGGAGAGACTAAAACGAG GCATCATTCACGCCAGAGGACTGGTCCGGGAGTGCTTGGCTGAGACGGAGCGGAATGCCAGATCCTAG